The DNA sequence CCACGTCTACTCTTTCGGCATAAGATTCCAGCAGGGCAATCTTCTCCGCGTCAAGGCAGTCCGGGCGGGTGCCTACCGATAAGCCCACCACATCTGCGGAATTTACCGACAAGGCTTCGTCGTACAACACTTTCAACTCCTTAGCCGGGGCGTAGGTATTGGTATTGGGCTGAAAATAAATGATGAACTTTTCGGCCTTGTAGCTGTGCCGGGCTCGTTCCATTCCCTTTTCCACCTGCTCGGCAAGAGAAGGAAGGTGACGGGCGGCGTCGGGAGTAAAGGAATCCACGTTGCAATATGTGCAGCCTCCGAAGCCTTTTTTCCCGTCGCGGTTGGGGCAGGTAAAGCCGGCATCCACAATAACCTTATATACCTTCTTCCCGCCGTACTTTTGCCGGAGATAGCTTCCGTAATTATTATATACTTTTTTACCCTGCTCCATTCCCTGCAAAGGTAAGGAAAGCATTCGGCCATATCACGGCTTTTTTCATAGTTTTGTAAAGCATGAAGCCGGAAATATACAAGCCGAAAAATATAATACGGATCGTCACCGCCGCGTCCTTATTTGACGGGCACGACGTAGCAATCAATATTATGCGGCGGATCCTGCAGGCCTCCGGAGCGGAAGTGATCCACTTGGGCCATAACCGCTCGGTAGAGGAAATTGTGAATTGCGCTGTCCAGGAAGACGTGCAGGCCATTGCCATTACTTCCTACCAAGGCGGGCATAATGAATTCTTTAAATACCTGTTTGACCTTCTCCGGGAAAAAGGCGCCGGCCATATTTTGGTTTTTGGAGGAGGGGGAGGGACCATCCTGCCCGAAGAAATAGCCGAGTTGGAAGCATACGGCATTACCCGAATTTATTCTCCTGATGACGGCCGGAAGATGGGCCTGCAGGGAATGATCGATGATCTGCTGCGCAAATGTGATTTTCCTCCCGGAAGCAGAAACACCGGAAGCAATAATACCGGAAGCAAACACAGTAGAATACCGGAAGATCTTTCAACGGCGGAGCCCGGTAAAACCGCACGGCTTATTACCGCCATTGAAAATCAATGGGATCACGCAGGAACACCGGGTAATGCAGGAACACCGGGTAATGCAGGAACACCGGGCAATACAGGAACACCGGGTGATGCAGGCACGAAACCGACGGCCGGGCTCACACCCAATGCGGGTAAAAAAACAATCCCGGTGATTGGCATTACCGGCACCGGCGGGGCCGGAAAATCTTCCCTGACCGATGAGCTGGTGCGGCGTTATCTGAATGATTTCCCGGATAAGACCATTGCCATTATTTCCGTAGATCCCTCGAAAAGAAAAACAGGCGGCGCCTTGCTCGGGGATCGCATCCGGATGAACGCCATTGATAACCCCAGGGTATATATGCGATCGCTTGCCACGCGTGAGTCCCATATTTCCCTTTCGCGGCATATACAGGAGATCATTGACCTTTGTAAGCTCGCGGGATACGACACCATCATTGTAGAATCCTCCGGTATCGGCCAGTCGGATACGCAGATCGTGGAACATTGCGATGTCTCGCTTTATGTAATGACCCCGGAATTCGGGGCGGCTACGCAGCTTGAAAAAATAGACATGCTTGATTTCGCCGATCTCGTGGCTATTAACAAGTTCGACAAAAGGGGCGCTGATGATGCTCTCCGCGACGTAAAAAAGCAGTACGTCCGCAACCGCGGCTTGTGGGACGCCGCCACGGAGGATCTTCCGGTTTACGGAACCATTGCTTCCCAGTTCAACGACCCGGGCATGAATAATCTTTACCTCGCCATCCTGGAAAAGATCGGGAGCGTAAGCGGCCTGCGCTTTACCTCCGCGTTGGCCAAAAACCCGGGCGGCGCAAAAAAAATCTATGTTATTCCGCCCCAATGCAGCCGCTACCTGGCAGAGATCGTGGAAAACAACAAGGAATATGACCAGTGGGTAGAGGAACAATGCGCTATTGCCCGGCAGCTGTACCAGTTGAGCGGAGCTATGGAACTGTTAAAAAACGACCGGAAGGATAATGAAAGCCCGGCAGAAAATCTGGCGGAAAGACCGGCGGAAAATCTGGCGGAAAACCCAGCTGAAAACGCGCATGCCGAAATTTCGGCGCTTTACGGCCGCCTGAACGAAAAACTGCACCCGGAATGCCGGAAACTGATCGAATCCTGGCCTTCAATGCAGGAAAAATATGCTGCGGACGAACTGATCTATAAAGTGCGCGGCAAAGAAATACGTCAGCCGCTCAGCAGCCTGTCGCTCTCTAATCTCCGGATCCCGAAAATTGCTTTGCCGGAGTATCGAGATTGGGGCGATTTGCTGCGCTGGCAGCTTACTGAAAACCTGCCGGGAGAATTTCCTTATACCGCCGGCGTATTTCCCCTGAAACGCCAGAACGAGGATCCCACCCGCATGTTTGCCGGAGAAGGAGGCCCGGAACGTACCAATAAACGTTTTCACTACCTGGCGCTGGAACAGCCGGCCCAGCGCCTTTCTACCGCTTTCGACTCGGTGACGCTTTATGGGGAAGATCCGCATCCGCGGCCGGATATTTATGGGAAAATAGGTAATTCCGGAGTTTCTGTCGCTACGCTGGACGATTGCAAAAAGCTCTACTCAGGTTTTGACTTGTGCAAGCCCTCTACTTCGGTTTCCATGACCATCAATGGCCCCGCACCCATGCTGCTCGGCTTTTTTTTAAATACCGCCATTGACCAGCAGTGCGAAAAATACATTCTGGCAAATGGACTAGAAGAAAGCGCCAGGGAAAAGATCCGCGGCATTTATGAAGAAAAGGGCCTTCTTCTCCCCGCTTATCATCCTACGCTACCTGAAGGGCATGACGGGCTGGGCCTGCTGCTGCTGGGCGTAACCGGTGACCAGGTACTCCCGGAGGACATTTACCAAAATATAAAAGAACAGACGCTTTCCACTGTACGGGGGACCGTCCAGGCCGATATCCTTAAAGAAGACCAGGCACAGAACACCTGCATCTTTTCTACTGAGTTCGCGCTGCGGATGATGGGCGACATCCAGGAGTATTTTAGCCGTAATAAAGTAAAGAACTTCTATTCGGTTTCCATTTCCGGCTATCACATCGCCGAAGCGGGTGCGAACCCCATTACCCAACTGGCATTC is a window from the Anseongella ginsenosidimutans genome containing:
- a CDS encoding methylmalonyl-CoA mutase family protein, coding for MKPEIYKPKNIIRIVTAASLFDGHDVAINIMRRILQASGAEVIHLGHNRSVEEIVNCAVQEDVQAIAITSYQGGHNEFFKYLFDLLREKGAGHILVFGGGGGTILPEEIAELEAYGITRIYSPDDGRKMGLQGMIDDLLRKCDFPPGSRNTGSNNTGSKHSRIPEDLSTAEPGKTARLITAIENQWDHAGTPGNAGTPGNAGTPGNTGTPGDAGTKPTAGLTPNAGKKTIPVIGITGTGGAGKSSLTDELVRRYLNDFPDKTIAIISVDPSKRKTGGALLGDRIRMNAIDNPRVYMRSLATRESHISLSRHIQEIIDLCKLAGYDTIIVESSGIGQSDTQIVEHCDVSLYVMTPEFGAATQLEKIDMLDFADLVAINKFDKRGADDALRDVKKQYVRNRGLWDAATEDLPVYGTIASQFNDPGMNNLYLAILEKIGSVSGLRFTSALAKNPGGAKKIYVIPPQCSRYLAEIVENNKEYDQWVEEQCAIARQLYQLSGAMELLKNDRKDNESPAENLAERPAENLAENPAENAHAEISALYGRLNEKLHPECRKLIESWPSMQEKYAADELIYKVRGKEIRQPLSSLSLSNLRIPKIALPEYRDWGDLLRWQLTENLPGEFPYTAGVFPLKRQNEDPTRMFAGEGGPERTNKRFHYLALEQPAQRLSTAFDSVTLYGEDPHPRPDIYGKIGNSGVSVATLDDCKKLYSGFDLCKPSTSVSMTINGPAPMLLGFFLNTAIDQQCEKYILANGLEESAREKIRGIYEEKGLLLPAYHPTLPEGHDGLGLLLLGVTGDQVLPEDIYQNIKEQTLSTVRGTVQADILKEDQAQNTCIFSTEFALRMMGDIQEYFSRNKVKNFYSVSISGYHIAEAGANPITQLAFTLANGFTFVEYYLSRGMHIDDFAPNLSFFFSNGIDPEYSVIGRVARRIWAKAMKYKYKGNERSQKLKYHIQTSGRSLHAQEIDFNDIRTTLQALYAVYDNCNSLHTNAYDEAITTPTEESVRRAMAIQLIINRELGLAKNENPLQGAFIIEKLSHLVESAVYEEFQRLSERGGVLGAMETMYQRGKIQEESLHYEALKHSGEYPIIGVNTFLNSQGSPTILPREVIRAMEPEKQFQIQALEAFKHRNQHAAPMQLEKLKSAALQNRNTFEELMEACKVCSLGQISTALYEVGGQYRRNM